From Marinobacter alexandrii, one genomic window encodes:
- a CDS encoding alpha/beta hydrolase yields the protein MKIFTIHKKYTFLSILLLITTNILCQVPKKSESISINGKSLYYEVYGQGSPLVFLHGYSLSSTSWKPYVSDFEKEYEVYLIDLTGHGNSDPFKEDLSIQSVANDLNSLIQYLELQKIKAIGFSFGGDVLYQLALNNANLIESMITIGAVGTWDINNFSQYQEQFTFENRDNFPWLKTSHKSDTHIKGIMDQFKNYTIFLSDEELRNIQSEVLIMMGDDDEGMDFDEVARVKKHLPKSDFWILPNVSHGAHEGENKGEFVLKAKSFLSKNTPAGKE from the coding sequence ATGAAAATATTTACAATACATAAGAAGTATACCTTCTTATCAATTCTATTATTAATAACGACTAATATTTTGTGCCAAGTCCCAAAGAAATCAGAGTCAATTTCAATTAATGGAAAAAGTCTATACTATGAAGTATATGGACAAGGTTCACCTCTAGTGTTTCTTCACGGATATAGTTTATCCTCTACTTCATGGAAGCCATATGTCTCCGATTTTGAAAAGGAATACGAAGTATACCTTATTGATTTAACAGGTCACGGAAACTCAGATCCTTTCAAAGAGGATCTATCCATACAAAGTGTTGCTAACGATCTTAATTCCTTAATCCAATACTTAGAATTGCAAAAAATTAAAGCTATCGGATTCAGTTTTGGTGGTGATGTCCTTTATCAACTTGCATTGAATAACGCAAACCTGATAGAATCAATGATCACGATTGGTGCTGTCGGAACATGGGACATCAATAACTTCTCACAATATCAGGAACAATTCACTTTTGAAAATCGAGATAATTTCCCGTGGTTAAAAACCTCACATAAAAGTGATACTCACATCAAGGGAATCATGGATCAATTCAAGAATTACACGATCTTTTTAAGTGATGAAGAACTCAGAAACATCCAATCGGAGGTTCTCATTATGATGGGAGATGATGATGAAGGAATGGATTTTGATGAAGTTGCTAGAGTGAAAAAACATCTTCCTAAATCAGATTTTTGGATTCTCCCGAATGTCTCTCATGGAGCACATGAAGGTGAGAATAAAGGAGAGTTTGTTTTAAAGGCTAAATCGTTTCTTTCCAAGAATACACCTGCAGGCAAAGAATAG
- a CDS encoding serine hydrolase produces MKSNLDKTPILFLSLILIFASSSKAQSVIKKIDDTDIAIEALDKKIQSLQKEANVHGLTISIITRDEILFQKAYGARNIKEDIPLKISDNFYGASLSKPLFAYIVMNLAEERIIDLDKPLVEYLDKPLSEYKFQESYEGYQDLANDSRRTLITARMCLSHSSGLPNWRYIGKYGINMEKELEIEFSPGSYYSYSGEGIQLLQFVIEQVSGKPLEELAKKYVFEPFGMNMSSFVWQEKFEGNYAVGHFKKKKVLGRKKRNREYAAGSMETTPQDYARFIQAMLNNGNLSKESFEEMTSSQIEITSTQQFGTNRFKNTEANKDIELSYGLGWGIYTTPYGKAVFKEGHISGWEHYTAFYPENNIAIILMTNSSNGESVFKEILEIAIGDSWLPWYWQNYFPYNHEKSQ; encoded by the coding sequence ATGAAAAGCAACTTAGATAAAACACCAATTCTATTCCTCTCATTGATATTGATTTTTGCTTCATCAAGCAAAGCTCAAAGTGTCATAAAGAAGATTGATGATACGGACATTGCAATAGAAGCATTGGATAAAAAAATTCAATCACTTCAAAAAGAGGCTAATGTTCATGGATTAACAATATCAATTATTACAAGGGATGAAATTCTTTTCCAGAAGGCCTACGGAGCACGAAACATAAAAGAGGATATTCCTTTGAAAATCTCAGACAATTTTTATGGTGCTTCACTTAGCAAACCTTTGTTTGCCTATATCGTGATGAATCTAGCAGAAGAAAGAATTATAGATCTTGATAAACCGCTTGTTGAGTATCTAGATAAACCTCTAAGTGAATACAAATTTCAAGAAAGTTATGAAGGCTACCAAGATTTAGCTAATGATTCACGAAGAACACTTATTACAGCACGTATGTGTTTATCACATTCTTCTGGTCTCCCGAACTGGAGGTATATAGGCAAGTATGGGATAAACATGGAAAAAGAATTGGAAATAGAATTTAGCCCAGGCTCATACTATAGCTATTCAGGAGAAGGCATCCAACTCCTTCAGTTTGTAATAGAACAGGTCTCCGGTAAACCTTTAGAGGAACTAGCCAAAAAATATGTTTTTGAGCCTTTTGGAATGAATATGTCAAGTTTTGTGTGGCAAGAAAAATTTGAAGGCAATTACGCAGTAGGCCATTTTAAGAAGAAAAAAGTTCTTGGAAGAAAGAAAAGGAATCGTGAATACGCAGCGGGTAGTATGGAAACTACACCACAGGATTATGCTAGGTTCATTCAGGCTATGCTTAATAATGGAAACTTAAGTAAGGAGTCATTTGAAGAAATGACATCCTCACAAATTGAAATAACCTCAACTCAGCAGTTTGGAACTAATAGATTTAAAAACACAGAAGCTAATAAAGATATTGAACTGAGCTATGGGTTAGGCTGGGGTATCTATACAACTCCATACGGGAAGGCAGTATTCAAAGAGGGTCATATCAGCGGTTGGGAACATTATACTGCATTCTATCCTGAAAACAACATCGCAATTATTTTAATGACCAACAGCTCAAACGGTGAGAGTGTGTTTAAGGAGATACTCGAAATAGCGATTGGTGATTCTTGGCTTCCGTGGTATTGGCAGAACTATTTTCCATACAATCATGAAAAAAGTCAATAG
- a CDS encoding alginate export family protein, with product MFQVFVFTANSQDKFNLSLEFRPRSEYRDGYRTLSEPDEKGVFLTTQRTRLNASYIDKNKIESFISFQDIRTWGQFDLNTTSSTINLYQAWVKFSIVDKLSLKIGRQEFEYDDLKILSNSTWRLQARSHDAALLEWQSSDSTFKVHLAGGVNNEEQVLFQDVYDVGNYYKNMGMIWLNKKLATTEISVLFLDLGQQLADTSINHFRTIGLYGVQEIGNMKLTGSFYLQRGRNQGDQKVTSSMAALQLKIPVNAKISVTPGFDLLSGTSAENLQDPTYNETNTFIPLYARRHRYFGIQDMFYAGGFNVPGGLADYFAKFSYKVSNKWNTAVHVHSFSTQESLFDVENNVITDNKHLGYEIDTFINYQPYKSLKLGFGYSHFLATESMRILKQRGDENEIAHFAYLQLSYSPTLFSK from the coding sequence TTGTTTCAAGTTTTTGTCTTTACTGCCAATTCACAAGATAAATTCAATCTGAGCTTAGAGTTCAGACCAAGATCTGAATACCGTGACGGATACAGGACGTTAAGTGAGCCTGATGAAAAGGGTGTGTTCCTCACTACTCAGAGAACAAGGTTGAATGCTTCCTACATCGATAAAAATAAAATTGAATCGTTTATTTCTTTTCAAGACATTCGAACGTGGGGACAGTTTGATTTGAATACCACATCTTCAACAATCAATCTCTATCAAGCTTGGGTCAAATTCAGTATCGTAGATAAATTAAGTCTTAAAATAGGTCGCCAGGAATTTGAATATGATGATCTGAAAATTCTAAGCAATAGCACATGGAGATTGCAAGCCCGTTCTCATGACGCAGCTCTTTTGGAGTGGCAAAGCTCTGACTCCACATTCAAGGTGCACTTAGCCGGTGGTGTCAATAATGAGGAACAAGTATTGTTTCAAGATGTATACGATGTAGGTAATTACTACAAAAACATGGGCATGATATGGCTCAATAAGAAACTAGCTACCACCGAAATTTCTGTTCTTTTCCTTGATTTAGGTCAGCAGCTAGCAGATACTTCAATCAATCACTTCAGAACTATTGGTCTATATGGTGTGCAAGAGATAGGCAATATGAAGCTTACGGGAAGCTTTTATTTACAAAGAGGAAGAAATCAAGGGGACCAAAAGGTCACATCCAGTATGGCTGCATTACAGTTGAAGATTCCTGTTAATGCAAAAATTAGTGTCACACCAGGGTTTGACTTGCTTTCGGGCACGAGCGCAGAAAACTTGCAAGACCCAACATACAATGAAACAAATACCTTTATCCCACTGTATGCCAGAAGGCACAGGTATTTTGGAATACAAGACATGTTTTATGCTGGAGGCTTTAATGTACCTGGCGGGTTAGCTGACTACTTTGCCAAGTTTTCATATAAAGTATCTAATAAGTGGAATACTGCTGTGCACGTTCATTCTTTTTCTACTCAAGAAAGCCTTTTTGATGTGGAAAACAACGTTATCACAGACAATAAACATCTTGGGTACGAGATAGATACATTCATTAATTATCAACCCTACAAAAGTCTAAAATTGGGGTTTGGCTACAGCCATTTCCTAGCTACGGAAAGCATGCGCATACTCAAGCAACGAGGTGATGAAAACGAAATCGCCCATTTTGCCTATTTACAACTTTCTTATTCGCCAACACTATTTAGTAAGTAG